A genome region from Triticum aestivum cultivar Chinese Spring chromosome 2B, IWGSC CS RefSeq v2.1, whole genome shotgun sequence includes the following:
- the LOC123046866 gene encoding uncharacterized protein: MAAPRLRGLLLRRIPHGRRLCRRHPARHGTAAGQLHVRPAPTWPSPPPHPSRPPALPQDRIPPTSTSASVLTAPWPARASTACFFAGPNPAAGQRQCSPRHGRPPSLARAARPPPVHHGALPVLGRLFRPTGGRRYDVFWALGRRPGAVPLLLPQVVEEQYCQAGRTPFLCSKPPGAVGMQAIRPLSTGAIALLHPLATGVVALLHCRHRLRGTRFYPRLPQVNRAAFSSLLLTKLLDVELQVVDD, from the exons ATGGCCGCCCCGCGCCTCCgtggcctcctcctccgccgcatcCCGCACGGTCGCCGGCTCTGCCGCAGGCATCCCGCACGGCACGGCACGGCCGCCGGCCAGCTCCATGTCCGCCCCGCGCCTACGTGGCCTTCTCCGCCGCCGCATCCCTCACGGCCGCCGGCTCTCCCGCAGGATCGGATCCCACCCACCTCCACCTCAGCGTCGGTGCTCACCGCGCCATGGCCGGCCCGCGCCTCCACCGCCTGCTTCTTCGCTGGACCGAATCCTGCCGCCGGCCAGCGCCAGTGCTCACCGCGCCATGGCCGCCCTCCCTCGCTTGCTCGCGCCGCCCGTCCGCCGCCCGTCCACCACGGTGCGCTGCCCGTTCTTGGCCGTCTGTTTCGGCCGACCGGCGGCCGCCGATACGACGTCTTCTGGGCGCTGGGACGCAGACCGGGCGCGGTTCCGTTGCTGCTGCCCCAGGTCGTCGAGGAACAGTACTGTCAGGCTGGGCGGACCCCCTTCCTCTGCTCCAAGCCTCCAGGTGCAGTTGGGATGCAGGCCATCCGCCCTTTGTCCACCGGTGCCATTGCTCTGCTCCATCCTCTGGCCACCGGCGTCGTTGCTCTGCTCCACTGCCGTCATCGTTTGCGAGGAACCCGGTTTTATCCACGTCTTCCCCAGGTCAACAGAGCCGCATTTAGTTCACTGCTTCTGACTAAGCTTCTTGATGTGGAG CTGCAGGTCGTTGATGATTGA